The following coding sequences lie in one Vibrio sp. ED004 genomic window:
- a CDS encoding FKBP-type peptidyl-prolyl cis-trans isomerase gives MSKFVIPVIVFLLAGFMIYRTWTNHKSGAENFEQGQQFLIENSAKEGVVTTESGLQYLVLEEGTGTEHPTKNSKVTVHYHGTLIDGTVFDSSVERGEPISFALKQVIKGWQEGLTYMVEGQKVRLFIPSPLAYGKGGSGPIPPSATLIFDVELISIQ, from the coding sequence ATGTCTAAATTTGTCATCCCGGTCATTGTCTTTCTTTTGGCGGGTTTCATGATTTACCGTACTTGGACGAATCATAAGTCTGGTGCAGAAAACTTCGAACAAGGTCAACAGTTCCTTATCGAGAACAGCGCTAAAGAAGGTGTTGTCACGACTGAGAGCGGCCTACAGTACCTAGTTCTTGAAGAAGGTACTGGTACAGAGCACCCAACAAAGAACAGCAAAGTAACAGTTCACTACCACGGTACTTTGATTGATGGCACGGTTTTCGATAGCTCTGTTGAGCGCGGCGAGCCAATTTCATTTGCTCTTAAGCAAGTAATCAAAGGCTGGCAAGAAGGTTTGACTTATATGGTTGAAGGCCAAAAAGTTCGCCTGTTTATCCCAAGCCCATTGGCTTACGGTAAAGGCGGTTCAGGTCCTATCCC
- a CDS encoding thioredoxin domain-containing protein yields MFKPFTKFITAIAAVLIIAGCSETDEPQKGVQYEALPTALTEFNLSPITEIFSLNCGHCRQMESAIPEIESLTDQTIGKMHVTFNESAQISAMIYYTAVMQLDATPDHAFMDDLFGAVQMGADATPEQRQQALETAFTSRGLVSPYQLNKEQQVALFDYVKKAEEVSVKGQINSVPTFIINGKYQVLTAGHQDVAGIAKTINYLLTQP; encoded by the coding sequence ATGTTTAAACCATTTACTAAATTCATCACAGCAATCGCTGCCGTACTGATTATCGCCGGTTGTAGTGAAACAGACGAGCCACAAAAAGGCGTTCAATACGAAGCGCTTCCTACTGCTCTAACAGAATTTAACCTGTCTCCGATCACTGAAATCTTCTCTCTTAACTGTGGTCACTGTCGTCAAATGGAAAGTGCAATTCCAGAGATTGAGTCGCTTACAGACCAAACTATTGGCAAGATGCACGTAACATTCAATGAAAGTGCTCAAATTAGCGCAATGATCTACTACACAGCAGTGATGCAGCTTGATGCGACGCCTGACCATGCCTTCATGGACGACCTATTCGGTGCGGTTCAAATGGGTGCAGACGCGACTCCTGAGCAACGTCAGCAAGCACTAGAAACAGCATTCACTTCTCGCGGTTTGGTTAGCCCATACCAACTGAACAAAGAACAACAAGTTGCGCTTTTTGACTACGTTAAGAAAGCGGAAGAAGTTTCAGTAAAAGGTCAGATCAACTCAGTACCAACATTTATCATCAACGGTAAATACCAAGTGCTGACAGCCGGCCACCAAGATGTTGCTGGTATCGCGAAAACGATCAACTACCTTTTGACTCAACCATAA
- a CDS encoding OmpA family protein yields MLSIALAGCEATSPTDLLGGDMLETAPQTDYDLMHPEWGVVQTTHVASNRGYSIQSSTHQQRTITTNYGRGVSTNDPLEVFLRQNRIDFEVLPGNHVMVKLEQHVNFKTGSAFPEPAYNQWLDTLGSYLAQRQDIDVVIEGHTDNTGTDRINDPLSEQRAKEVKARLESNYVSSRSIYTRGFGEYVPACTNASAQGKACNRRVELMLIVAK; encoded by the coding sequence ATGTTAAGCATAGCTTTGGCGGGGTGTGAAGCCACGTCACCAACTGATTTACTTGGCGGTGACATGCTAGAAACTGCACCACAAACCGATTACGACTTGATGCATCCTGAATGGGGTGTGGTTCAAACGACTCATGTAGCAAGCAATCGTGGGTACTCGATTCAGAGCAGTACTCATCAACAAAGAACCATCACGACCAACTACGGACGTGGCGTGTCGACTAACGATCCACTGGAAGTCTTTTTAAGACAAAACCGCATCGATTTTGAAGTGTTGCCGGGTAACCATGTGATGGTAAAGCTTGAGCAGCACGTGAACTTTAAAACAGGTTCAGCATTCCCTGAGCCAGCTTATAATCAATGGTTAGATACGCTAGGTAGCTACCTTGCTCAACGCCAAGATATTGATGTGGTGATTGAAGGGCACACAGATAACACGGGCACAGACCGAATCAATGATCCGCTTTCAGAGCAGCGTGCAAAAGAAGTGAAGGCTCGATTAGAGAGTAACTATGTTTCTAGTCGTTCTATTTATACTCGTGGCTTCGGTGAGTATGTTCCAGCTTGTACGAACGCTTCTGCGCAAGGCAAGGCGTGTAACCGCCGTGTTGAATTGATGCTGATTGTTGCGAAGTAG
- a CDS encoding glutaredoxin — translation MKFIRWFLGRVILLLNFVFSPRGVKRSQEEQSKVNEQAKTHTLYQFEACPFCVKVRRAMKRQSVQFELRDAKNNEQHRAELEAGGGRVKVPCLRIEKDGKTEWMYESSDIVTYLEKQFA, via the coding sequence ATGAAGTTTATCCGTTGGTTCTTAGGTCGTGTCATCTTGTTATTGAATTTTGTTTTCAGCCCACGTGGTGTGAAGCGTTCTCAAGAAGAACAAAGCAAAGTAAATGAGCAAGCAAAAACGCACACGTTATACCAATTCGAAGCGTGCCCATTTTGTGTGAAAGTGCGCCGCGCGATGAAACGTCAGTCGGTTCAATTTGAACTTCGTGATGCAAAAAACAACGAGCAACACCGTGCTGAGCTTGAAGCTGGCGGCGGTCGTGTGAAAGTGCCTTGTCTACGTATCGAAAAAGATGGCAAAACTGAGTGGATGTACGAATCTTCAGATATCGTAACTTACTTAGAAAAGCAGTTTGCATAA
- the norR gene encoding nitric oxide reductase transcriptional regulator NorR, with product MQDISASTLMEMTIGLASGVNDQDRFNRLIDAIRKTITCDCVALLSLQGDTLVPIAMQGLSRDTFGRRFIISEHPRFEEICASRSPVRFDADSSLPDPFDGLLIDHDGDLPMHACMGLPLLFGDKLLGILTLDSLKPDVFANIPARNLEVLAAIAASTMQMALTFSQLEHQAKQSKQLLEELNVEAWERDGGELIGNSDTMVALKNDIAVVAPSEFNILIHGDTGVGKELVARTLHHQSQRKRNPLVYVNCAAIPENLVESELFGHVRGAFTGADKNRLGKFALADGGTLFLDEIGELPLAAQSKLLRALQNNEIQPVGQDNIQTIDVRVLAATNRDLKQEVEDGRFRADLYHRLSVYPIAVPALKDRGDDISLLAGFFLEQARRKLGINQVKFRSDVLSFLNRYGWPGNVRELEHVISRSALKALARSTNKNLVTITKEDCGPLDQDQPIATTQVKNTPLSTPTIDLSAGLRGATDDFQRSIITEVLEDANFNWAQAGRVLKTDRANLTRLSKRLGLNVAKSHTIERTK from the coding sequence ATGCAAGATATCTCCGCATCTACCCTCATGGAAATGACCATTGGCCTCGCAAGTGGTGTCAACGATCAAGATCGTTTCAATCGCCTGATCGATGCCATTCGCAAAACCATAACGTGTGATTGTGTCGCGCTTTTAAGCCTTCAAGGCGACACGCTAGTACCTATCGCAATGCAAGGGCTCAGCCGAGATACGTTCGGTCGTCGCTTTATCATTTCAGAACACCCACGGTTTGAAGAGATCTGCGCGTCTCGCTCTCCTGTTCGTTTCGATGCTGACAGCTCCCTTCCCGATCCTTTCGATGGTTTGCTTATTGACCATGATGGCGATTTACCAATGCATGCTTGTATGGGCTTGCCTTTGCTATTTGGCGATAAGCTCTTAGGCATTCTGACTCTAGACAGCTTGAAACCTGATGTCTTCGCGAATATTCCGGCGCGTAACCTTGAAGTGCTGGCGGCTATTGCAGCCTCAACCATGCAGATGGCACTGACCTTTTCGCAACTTGAACATCAAGCAAAACAGTCAAAGCAATTACTGGAAGAGTTGAACGTCGAAGCGTGGGAACGTGACGGCGGCGAGTTGATTGGTAACAGTGACACCATGGTCGCGCTTAAGAACGACATCGCGGTTGTCGCGCCGTCTGAGTTTAATATCTTGATTCATGGTGACACCGGGGTTGGTAAAGAGCTTGTGGCTCGCACCCTGCACCACCAATCTCAACGTAAACGTAACCCACTCGTCTACGTAAACTGTGCTGCAATTCCTGAAAACTTAGTAGAGAGTGAACTGTTTGGTCACGTTCGTGGCGCGTTCACTGGCGCAGACAAAAACCGCTTAGGTAAGTTTGCTTTAGCCGATGGTGGCACACTGTTCCTTGATGAGATTGGTGAGTTGCCTTTGGCTGCTCAAAGTAAGCTCCTACGTGCTCTACAAAACAACGAAATCCAACCTGTTGGCCAAGACAACATTCAAACCATTGATGTTCGTGTATTGGCAGCGACAAACCGAGATCTAAAACAAGAGGTTGAAGACGGTCGATTCAGAGCCGATTTGTATCACCGATTGAGTGTATACCCTATCGCGGTGCCAGCACTGAAAGATCGTGGTGACGACATCAGCCTATTAGCGGGTTTCTTCTTAGAACAAGCGCGTCGTAAGCTTGGTATCAACCAAGTTAAGTTCCGCTCTGACGTTCTTTCGTTCCTAAACCGTTATGGTTGGCCTGGTAACGTACGTGAACTTGAGCACGTGATCAGCCGCTCAGCATTAAAAGCGTTAGCGCGCAGCACCAATAAAAACCTGGTGACAATCACCAAGGAAGATTGTGGTCCACTCGACCAAGATCAGCCTATTGCGACGACACAGGTCAAAAACACACCGTTATCGACACCAACGATAGACCTTTCTGCAGGGCTACGTGGTGCAACGGACGATTTTCAACGCAGTATCATTACTGAGGTGTTGGAAGATGCCAACTTTAACTGGGCACAGGCAGGACGAGTTCTGAAAACAGACCGAGCAAACCTGACTCGACTGTCGAAGCGTTTAGGGCTAAATGTGGCTAAGTCTCACACGATCGAACGGACAAAATAG
- the hmpA gene encoding NO-inducible flavohemoprotein, giving the protein MLNNAHIEIIKSTIPLLESAGPALTQHFYQRMFTHNPELKDIFNMTHQRTGRQGVALFEAIAAYAKNIENLAALTTAVERIAQKHTSFNIQPEHYQIVGLHLIETLRELATEAFTPEVEEAWTAAYLFLAQVFIDREAELYLQRKQAVGGWEAARTFIIADKIEESALVTSFILQPKDGGDVLDYTPGQYIGIEVKPEGAQYSEIRQYSLSDKPNGKQYRISVKREGQGQDTQGVVSNHLHDTVAVGDEVSLYAPAGDFMYQERSKPVTLISAGVGVTPMQSMLEFLNTEEKSEPVLYLHACENVGQHSFTTRVKDIVADKGWEAKTWYMDKGESACENTHQGQMNLASISDTKGFEESDFYICGPVGFMKNIVEQLDALKVDRSRVHYEVFGPHANF; this is encoded by the coding sequence ATGCTTAACAATGCACATATCGAAATCATCAAATCTACTATCCCTCTACTTGAGAGCGCAGGCCCAGCTTTAACTCAGCACTTTTATCAACGTATGTTCACGCATAACCCTGAGTTGAAAGATATCTTCAATATGACTCACCAAAGAACAGGTCGCCAAGGCGTAGCACTGTTTGAAGCTATCGCGGCATATGCAAAGAACATTGAAAATCTAGCAGCGTTAACAACAGCCGTTGAACGTATTGCTCAGAAACACACGAGCTTTAACATTCAACCAGAGCACTACCAAATTGTTGGTTTGCACCTGATCGAAACACTGCGTGAATTGGCAACAGAAGCGTTCACTCCAGAAGTAGAAGAGGCGTGGACAGCGGCTTACTTATTCTTAGCTCAAGTATTCATCGACCGTGAAGCAGAGCTTTACCTACAGCGTAAGCAAGCGGTAGGTGGCTGGGAAGCAGCACGTACATTCATAATTGCAGACAAGATTGAAGAATCAGCTCTAGTAACTAGCTTTATCCTTCAGCCAAAAGATGGCGGTGACGTTCTGGATTACACTCCAGGTCAATACATCGGTATCGAAGTGAAACCTGAAGGTGCGCAATACAGCGAAATTCGTCAATACTCGCTATCAGACAAGCCGAACGGTAAGCAATACCGCATCTCTGTTAAACGTGAAGGGCAAGGCCAAGATACACAAGGTGTTGTATCTAACCACCTACACGATACAGTTGCTGTTGGTGATGAGGTTAGCCTATACGCACCAGCGGGTGACTTCATGTACCAAGAGCGCAGCAAGCCAGTAACACTGATCTCTGCAGGTGTTGGTGTAACGCCAATGCAGTCTATGCTTGAGTTCCTAAACACTGAAGAGAAAAGCGAGCCAGTACTTTACCTTCACGCTTGCGAAAACGTAGGCCAACACTCTTTCACAACTCGTGTGAAAGACATTGTTGCTGACAAAGGTTGGGAAGCAAAAACGTGGTACATGGATAAAGGCGAATCGGCATGTGAAAACACGCACCAAGGTCAAATGAATCTAGCGTCTATCTCGGATACGAAAGGCTTTGAAGAGAGCGACTTCTACATTTGTGGCCCTGTTGGCTTCATGAAGAATATCGTAGAGCAGCTAGATGCATTGAAAGTTGACCGTTCACGCGTTCACTACGAAGTATTCGGCCCTCACGCTAACTTCTAA
- a CDS encoding substrate-binding domain-containing protein: MNIKDVAVLAGVSPATVSRFVNTPESVASATAQKIERVIDTTGYRIDRKSQAIELNKNPTIGVLIPSLLNPVFSEVVAGIQQRARHFGYSTLVVDTQYDSEQEQQAAIDLIRQRVEGVILTIADASDNAALELLRSFKFPYCLLHNQSVENEPCVFVDNYQAGKDVAQKILEYGHTKIGMVTGHFASSDRAKKRYQGFKQGLKDSGMELSQLLEVDQNKLIPFTTSEMRLLSAECSPTVWFCSNDLLALKTMNALKSIGRRIPQDVSVVGFDGMGLGQLVSPNLSTVAVPHFDMGKMAVDILFNAKTGSIKRREFALKYELQMKGSLGAVPVITQFN, from the coding sequence GTGAATATCAAGGATGTGGCAGTTCTAGCGGGAGTTTCCCCGGCGACAGTCTCTCGATTCGTTAACACACCAGAATCTGTGGCTTCCGCTACAGCTCAAAAAATCGAGCGTGTCATCGATACGACAGGCTATCGAATTGATAGAAAGTCACAAGCCATTGAACTCAATAAAAATCCAACGATTGGCGTGCTGATTCCGAGCCTGCTTAACCCCGTATTCTCAGAAGTTGTTGCAGGTATTCAACAGCGAGCAAGGCATTTTGGTTACTCGACTTTAGTGGTGGATACCCAATATGACAGTGAACAAGAACAACAAGCTGCCATTGATCTTATTCGTCAAAGAGTAGAAGGCGTGATCCTAACGATAGCCGACGCGTCTGATAATGCTGCGCTCGAATTACTGCGAAGTTTTAAGTTCCCTTACTGTTTGCTTCATAACCAATCTGTTGAAAATGAACCTTGTGTGTTCGTTGATAATTACCAGGCAGGTAAGGATGTTGCGCAGAAAATTTTGGAGTATGGCCATACAAAAATAGGAATGGTTACAGGGCATTTTGCCTCATCTGACCGGGCTAAAAAACGTTATCAAGGATTTAAACAAGGTCTCAAAGATAGTGGGATGGAGTTAAGCCAGCTGCTTGAGGTCGACCAAAACAAGCTTATCCCGTTCACTACTTCTGAGATGAGGTTATTAAGTGCTGAGTGTAGCCCGACGGTTTGGTTTTGTAGCAATGACTTATTGGCACTGAAAACAATGAATGCGCTGAAAAGTATAGGTAGACGGATACCACAAGATGTTTCGGTCGTGGGGTTTGATGGCATGGGCCTTGGGCAATTAGTGAGCCCTAATTTGTCTACCGTTGCTGTTCCTCATTTTGACATGGGGAAAATGGCCGTCGATATCTTGTTTAACGCAAAAACAGGCTCAATCAAAAGGCGTGAATTTGCACTGAAGTATGAATTACAAATGAAGGGATCGCTTGGTGCGGTTCCCGTTATCACCCAATTTAATTAA
- a CDS encoding ABC transporter substrate-binding protein codes for MASHQLLRVKKSSKTRKLAGLILGFAGVAFQAQASDAICYNCPPEWANWGGQLQLINKELGIRVPMDNKNSGQSLSQLVAEKNSPVADVVYYGVSFGINATEQGVVDAYKPKNWDQIPEGMKDPDGNWFAIHSGTIGFFVNVDALDGAEVPTSWEDLLKPEYRGMVGYLDPTSAFVGYASAVAVNEAMGGDIDNFKPAIKYFQQLAKNRPIVPRQTSYARVISGEIPILIDYDFNAYRAKYNDFTNAAFVIPKEGSIAVPYVMSKVKSSPNPENAKQILDFVLSELGQQLWADAYLRPVIDGVMSEEAESKFLPASEYQRVGSVDFAKMSENQSEFADMYIREVN; via the coding sequence ATGGCATCACATCAACTATTACGAGTTAAAAAGTCGTCAAAAACGAGAAAGTTAGCGGGCTTAATTCTTGGTTTTGCTGGCGTGGCGTTTCAAGCACAGGCATCTGATGCCATCTGTTACAACTGTCCACCGGAGTGGGCTAACTGGGGAGGGCAACTTCAGTTAATTAATAAAGAGTTGGGTATACGAGTTCCTATGGACAATAAGAATTCGGGTCAGTCTTTATCTCAGTTGGTTGCAGAGAAAAATAGCCCGGTAGCTGATGTCGTTTATTACGGTGTTTCTTTCGGTATAAACGCAACAGAACAAGGCGTTGTTGATGCGTATAAGCCTAAAAACTGGGACCAGATACCAGAAGGCATGAAAGATCCTGACGGGAATTGGTTTGCTATTCACTCTGGTACGATCGGTTTCTTTGTAAATGTTGATGCTCTTGATGGGGCAGAGGTACCGACGAGCTGGGAAGATCTGCTAAAGCCTGAATATCGAGGCATGGTTGGATATTTAGACCCAACGAGTGCTTTCGTTGGCTACGCTAGCGCTGTGGCGGTAAATGAAGCTATGGGGGGCGATATTGATAATTTCAAACCAGCCATTAAGTATTTTCAACAGTTAGCAAAGAATCGCCCAATTGTTCCTCGACAAACTTCTTATGCTCGCGTGATCTCTGGTGAAATCCCTATTTTAATTGATTACGACTTTAATGCTTATCGTGCGAAGTACAACGATTTCACTAATGCTGCATTTGTTATTCCAAAAGAGGGTTCCATCGCCGTGCCATATGTAATGAGCAAAGTGAAGAGTTCACCAAACCCTGAAAATGCAAAACAGATACTGGATTTCGTATTGTCGGAGCTGGGCCAGCAATTATGGGCAGATGCTTACTTGCGTCCGGTTATTGATGGTGTGATGAGTGAAGAAGCGGAAAGTAAGTTCTTGCCTGCTTCTGAATACCAACGCGTTGGTTCTGTCGATTTCGCAAAGATGTCTGAAAACCAGTCTGAGTTTGCTGATATGTACATTCGTGAAGTGAACTGA
- a CDS encoding ABC transporter permease, with amino-acid sequence MKNNRISFLLILPAIVISCAFFLLPVVQLITVSLVDGGAASYWQILTRPIYLKSLISTVGLSVLVTLVSLAIATISGLFLTRYEFRGKQLLVAMLSFPLAFPGVVIGFFVIMLAGRQGLFAQLSLQLTGERWMFAYTMAGLFLGYLYFSIPRVVLTVMGTAEKLDLNLIEAGRSLGANRWQIFKDVTLPALTPGLISSGSICFATSMGAFGTAFTLATNINVLPMTIYTEFTLNANFAMAAALSLILGLVTWICLALAKRHSNASVAMGG; translated from the coding sequence ATGAAAAATAACCGTATTTCTTTTTTGTTAATTTTGCCAGCCATCGTAATTAGTTGTGCATTTTTCCTGTTGCCAGTCGTACAGCTAATTACCGTATCCTTGGTTGATGGGGGAGCTGCTAGCTACTGGCAAATTTTAACTCGACCAATTTATCTCAAGAGTTTGATTTCAACCGTTGGGCTTTCTGTTTTAGTCACTTTGGTGAGCTTAGCTATCGCGACCATTAGTGGGCTGTTTTTAACCCGCTATGAGTTTCGCGGCAAGCAGCTGTTAGTAGCCATGTTGAGCTTTCCTCTAGCTTTCCCTGGTGTGGTGATTGGTTTTTTCGTCATCATGCTCGCAGGGCGACAAGGGTTGTTTGCCCAACTAAGTTTACAGTTGACTGGTGAACGTTGGATGTTTGCTTACACGATGGCCGGGTTATTCTTAGGTTACCTGTACTTCTCAATTCCGCGTGTTGTATTAACTGTTATGGGGACAGCGGAAAAGCTCGACCTTAACTTGATTGAGGCGGGACGCTCTCTAGGAGCCAACCGATGGCAAATATTCAAAGATGTCACTTTGCCCGCTTTAACTCCGGGGCTCATTTCTTCCGGGTCTATATGCTTTGCCACGTCTATGGGAGCTTTTGGTACTGCTTTCACGCTGGCGACCAACATCAATGTTCTACCTATGACGATATATACCGAATTTACCTTAAACGCCAACTTCGCGATGGCTGCTGCCTTGAGCTTAATCTTAGGCTTGGTCACATGGATCTGTTTAGCGCTTGCTAAGCGTCACAGTAATGCATCAGTTGCAATGGGAGGTTAG
- a CDS encoding ABC transporter permease subunit — protein MKKDKYFYIQLIFTLLVCAFLIVPVIMSVMAGLTNNYFVGVKSGFTFRWVEQVWSLYSDTIWLTLQIAIATTLINVVIGVPCAYVLAKSKSRWASIFDEILTLPIAIPGMAISLGLILAYGGFNDFRSSWMFIFVGHVIFTLPFMVKSVLSILQSINFRVLEEGAASLGASFWQRFFDVIVPNCKAGIVAGMLMTLTLSIGEFNLTWMLHTPLTKTLPVGLADSYASMRLEISSAYTLIFLCLILPLLVLAQALNKKPVTNN, from the coding sequence ATGAAGAAAGATAAATACTTCTATATCCAATTGATATTCACTTTGTTGGTTTGTGCATTCCTTATCGTGCCTGTGATCATGTCTGTAATGGCGGGATTGACCAATAACTATTTTGTTGGCGTTAAAAGTGGCTTTACCTTTCGATGGGTTGAACAAGTGTGGTCGCTATACTCTGATACGATTTGGCTAACACTTCAGATAGCGATTGCAACGACGCTAATCAATGTCGTGATTGGTGTACCTTGTGCTTATGTGCTTGCGAAGAGTAAAAGCCGTTGGGCATCAATTTTCGATGAAATTCTAACCTTACCAATTGCGATACCGGGTATGGCTATTTCTCTGGGCTTGATATTGGCCTATGGGGGTTTTAATGATTTTCGTTCTAGTTGGATGTTCATTTTTGTTGGGCATGTAATCTTTACGCTGCCGTTCATGGTCAAATCTGTTCTTTCTATTTTGCAGAGCATTAACTTCCGTGTCTTAGAGGAGGGCGCAGCGAGTTTAGGTGCTAGCTTTTGGCAGAGGTTTTTTGACGTGATAGTACCTAACTGTAAAGCGGGCATAGTTGCTGGCATGTTGATGACACTTACGCTTTCTATTGGCGAGTTTAATCTAACTTGGATGCTACATACGCCATTAACCAAGACCTTACCCGTCGGTTTAGCGGACTCTTACGCATCCATGAGACTTGAAATCAGTTCAGCTTACACCTTGATCTTCTTATGTTTAATACTTCCACTTTTGGTTTTGGCTCAAGCCTTAAATAAAAAACCAGTGACCAATAATTAA
- a CDS encoding ABC transporter ATP-binding protein yields the protein MLKLENGVEISLNNITKTFPDGTVALKPTNLKIEAGEILVLLGPSGCGKTTTLRMIAGLEFADENGGSIVFGDHDVTGLPIEQRKVGMVFQSYALFPNMNVSENITYGLKVRSVSESERAQKLKEMLEMFDLEKYANRNIHQLSGGQRQRVALARAIITEPDVLLLDEPLSALDALLKQRLRGDIRSLLKKLGITAVYVTHDQEEAMAMGDRIAVLDHGEIAQIGSAKDIYLKPVNNFVADFIGQMNRLEGLVNDGKLLLDTEKYITLSKEAQSQVTSGKEISVMLRPEDISLQDISGDDVLTATVNSTVFLGDRTRVLLSGVQKSKTLIVDCFERVEYHVGQVVAVTFAPERLIPLKK from the coding sequence ATGTTAAAGCTAGAAAATGGCGTTGAGATATCGCTAAACAATATTACAAAGACTTTCCCTGATGGCACTGTGGCTCTGAAGCCAACCAACCTGAAAATCGAGGCTGGAGAAATCTTAGTTCTATTAGGACCATCTGGATGTGGGAAGACGACAACGCTGAGAATGATTGCGGGTCTAGAGTTCGCAGATGAAAACGGTGGCAGCATAGTGTTTGGCGATCACGACGTAACAGGGTTACCTATTGAACAGCGTAAAGTGGGCATGGTTTTTCAATCTTATGCGTTATTTCCAAACATGAATGTAAGTGAAAACATCACTTATGGTTTAAAAGTTCGTAGTGTCAGTGAGTCTGAACGAGCGCAAAAGCTCAAAGAGATGCTTGAGATGTTCGATTTGGAGAAATACGCCAACCGTAACATTCATCAACTTTCTGGCGGTCAGCGTCAACGTGTGGCGTTAGCAAGGGCAATTATAACGGAGCCGGATGTTCTACTGCTTGATGAACCCTTGTCTGCATTAGATGCGCTATTGAAACAGCGACTTCGTGGCGATATTCGAAGTCTACTTAAAAAACTTGGTATTACAGCGGTATACGTGACGCACGATCAAGAGGAAGCTATGGCTATGGGCGATCGTATTGCCGTTCTTGATCATGGTGAAATTGCACAAATAGGGTCTGCGAAAGACATTTACCTAAAACCAGTAAACAACTTTGTTGCTGATTTTATTGGTCAGATGAACCGACTCGAAGGGCTGGTTAACGATGGAAAGCTGCTCCTTGATACTGAAAAGTACATTACGTTGTCCAAAGAGGCACAATCGCAAGTGACTTCGGGCAAAGAAATCAGTGTGATGCTGAGACCAGAAGATATTTCATTACAAGATATCAGTGGTGATGATGTCCTAACCGCAACAGTCAATAGCACCGTATTTCTCGGCGATCGCACAAGAGTACTCCTGTCGGGCGTGCAGAAAAGCAAAACATTGATAGTTGACTGTTTTGAACGCGTGGAATATCACGTTGGCCAAGTTGTTGCTGTTACGTTTGCCCCTGAACGACTAATACCTTTAAAGAAGTAA
- a CDS encoding phosphodiesterase, whose translation MLIAQLTDLHIKQGGKHAYRKVDTLKCLHDAVDHINRLSPRPDCVVVTGDLGDFGVSEEYLLINEALSKFEIPLYVIPGNHDDRNNLRDGLSDLVSFDHQEYCNFVAEEHGVVLVGLDSSVIGKSYGYLSNETLDWLSSVLIEYSAKPKMLFIHHPPMKVGLNHMDVQNLQNNDEFYDVLKDHENIVGICAGHLHRPITAVWNSIPVWVGPSHSHSVTLDLDPNACSSFSLEPKAIQLLTVEGNSVVSHISYIEDSDGPYPFFDESGALID comes from the coding sequence ATGCTAATTGCACAACTGACAGACCTGCATATTAAGCAGGGGGGCAAGCACGCCTACAGAAAAGTGGATACGTTAAAATGTTTGCACGATGCCGTCGATCACATTAACCGTTTAAGTCCAAGGCCTGATTGCGTGGTGGTAACAGGTGATTTGGGTGACTTTGGAGTGTCGGAAGAGTACCTGTTGATTAACGAAGCTTTGTCTAAGTTCGAGATACCTCTGTATGTTATTCCGGGTAATCATGATGATAGGAATAACCTCCGTGATGGTTTGTCAGATCTCGTTTCGTTTGATCATCAGGAGTATTGTAACTTCGTTGCTGAAGAACATGGGGTCGTATTAGTTGGTTTGGATTCATCCGTCATTGGTAAGTCCTACGGCTATCTAAGCAATGAAACGCTAGACTGGCTAAGTTCAGTACTTATTGAGTATTCCGCTAAACCGAAAATGTTGTTTATACATCACCCTCCAATGAAGGTTGGGCTAAATCATATGGACGTTCAAAACCTTCAAAACAATGATGAATTTTATGATGTTCTTAAAGATCATGAGAACATCGTCGGCATATGCGCAGGGCATTTACATAGACCCATTACCGCTGTTTGGAATTCGATCCCAGTTTGGGTTGGCCCCTCACATAGTCACTCAGTGACCTTAGATTTAGACCCTAACGCGTGCTCGTCATTTTCATTAGAGCCTAAAGCGATACAATTACTCACAGTGGAGGGTAACTCAGTTGTCTCTCATATTAGCTATATTGAAGACAGTGATGGTCCTTATCCTTTCTTTGACGAATCTGGTGCGTTGATTGATTAA